Proteins encoded by one window of Bacteroides intestinalis DSM 17393:
- a CDS encoding replication initiation protein: MVNREIKARKRAVKEEKEEIDGEIVRIRKGHPRTNLPVKLPENPTWLKQPNVVTLMAGDFKTVQIRILIAVIEKLQDVIELSIQHLDKYGTSIPCEQLSLFQEYSDRIRVDIAYRDLGVNPDQYKEVKSMVRKLISIPVELDVKDPITGEDSWSITGLFTKANIPKTPYSRGFSLEMDREVAKVFINVDRGFTRYIKEIALRAQSRYTIRMYMLISSWKEKGGFSIYVDRFRKFLKLEDKYPEFKDLYKRVIRPVYDDLFEQADCWFEMAEVYRNSGDTQPYKLNFKVIKSALSKKEEELLKGQKKMITNFCSLHFAMKDEHLQQFIPQITLSNYKAVVTKMLYLGEYVRDNWNKISNKAEYCLSVLLKEVEILPGMIGEEKEDE, encoded by the coding sequence ATGGTAAATAGAGAAATAAAAGCCCGAAAACGTGCGGTGAAAGAAGAAAAAGAAGAAATAGACGGTGAGATTGTTAGAATTAGGAAAGGGCATCCTCGTACAAATCTTCCTGTGAAACTCCCAGAAAATCCCACATGGCTGAAACAACCTAATGTAGTTACATTAATGGCTGGTGATTTTAAGACAGTACAGATTAGAATCTTAATTGCTGTTATAGAGAAATTACAGGATGTCATAGAATTAAGTATTCAGCATCTAGATAAATATGGTACATCTATTCCATGCGAGCAATTATCTTTATTTCAAGAATATTCAGACCGTATAAGAGTAGATATCGCATATCGGGATTTGGGCGTTAATCCAGACCAATACAAGGAAGTAAAAAGCATGGTTCGTAAATTAATCAGTATTCCTGTAGAGCTTGATGTTAAAGACCCAATAACAGGTGAGGATAGTTGGTCTATTACTGGTTTATTCACTAAGGCAAATATACCCAAAACTCCTTATTCAAGAGGTTTTTCTTTAGAAATGGATAGAGAGGTTGCTAAAGTTTTCATTAATGTTGATAGAGGTTTTACACGCTATATAAAAGAGATAGCTTTAAGAGCGCAAAGTAGATATACAATAAGAATGTATATGCTGATTAGCTCATGGAAAGAAAAAGGTGGTTTTTCTATCTATGTGGATAGATTTCGGAAATTCTTAAAATTAGAAGATAAATACCCCGAATTTAAAGATTTGTATAAACGTGTAATACGCCCTGTTTACGATGATTTGTTTGAACAGGCTGATTGCTGGTTTGAAATGGCAGAAGTTTATCGTAATTCAGGCGATACACAGCCTTATAAACTTAATTTCAAAGTTATTAAGTCTGCATTATCAAAGAAGGAAGAAGAACTATTAAAAGGACAAAAGAAGATGATAACGAATTTTTGTTCTTTGCACTTTGCAATGAAGGACGAGCATTTGCAGCAGTTTATTCCACAGATTACATTAAGCAACTATAAAGCAGTAGTAACTAAGATGCTTTATCTAGGCGAATATGTTAGAGATAACTGGAATAAAATTTCAAATAAAGCAGAATATTGTTTATCCGTATTATTAAAAGAAGTAGAAATACTCCCCGGAATGATTGGAGAAGAAAAAGAAGATGAATAA